A single genomic interval of uncultured Desulfobacter sp. harbors:
- a CDS encoding ISKra4 family transposase, whose amino-acid sequence MRAISNEKCISEGKLELQNLFEFVNQNAESMQSYEMEKNIFQLALKIALSGMKYYFAQKGTGDIGPELKLDNDVILKRESRLHGRDYFSIFGKFKVPRTCYRLEGYCGIMPLDAQADLPDRCYSYLLQETMDYLCVRDSFDESKATLEKILGIKISPSRFEVVSQDSCTSYNKFYEQKPPPSKESEGELQVVSFDGKGVPVIKRELSELKARLGKGEKRQKKKEALVGVSYTVDRNVRNAKNVAGNLIYPEENRNNREQKSVKAQNIRRLASLERSKADVMDEIIQDAQTRDPKHQRQWVVLLDGALHLWELVGQHLKGVEYVGILDIIHVVEYLYIAGNALYRKGEAVKVKKWVYKKLVDILEGRVDAVIDGLKQTISKRKLSKSKLKSINDTLRYFENHREWMKYDKYLKAGFPIGTGVVESSCGHTVKDRMEGSGRRWSINGAEATLLLRSVYTSEDWDDYWESHMQRERRLMNRRTFEGIGYPDDYDSDTEDIYLLKLTGS is encoded by the coding sequence ATGAGGGCTATCTCTAACGAAAAATGTATATCAGAAGGCAAACTGGAATTGCAAAACCTTTTTGAATTTGTAAATCAAAATGCAGAGTCTATGCAGTCTTACGAAATGGAAAAGAACATATTTCAGTTGGCCCTAAAAATAGCTTTGTCAGGAATGAAATATTATTTTGCCCAAAAAGGGACCGGTGATATCGGACCAGAGCTTAAACTTGATAATGATGTGATTTTAAAAAGGGAAAGTCGGCTGCATGGCAGAGATTATTTTTCGATTTTCGGTAAATTCAAGGTTCCGCGAACCTGTTATCGCTTAGAAGGCTATTGTGGAATAATGCCGCTGGATGCCCAGGCTGATTTGCCAGATAGATGTTATTCGTATTTATTACAGGAAACTATGGATTATTTATGCGTTAGGGATTCCTTTGATGAATCAAAAGCAACTTTAGAAAAGATCTTAGGAATAAAGATCAGTCCAAGTCGATTTGAAGTGGTCAGCCAAGATTCCTGTACCAGTTATAATAAATTTTATGAGCAAAAGCCCCCGCCTTCTAAGGAAAGCGAAGGAGAGCTTCAAGTGGTAAGTTTTGACGGTAAAGGCGTCCCTGTCATTAAACGGGAGTTGTCGGAGCTAAAAGCCCGTTTGGGAAAAGGTGAAAAGCGCCAGAAGAAAAAGGAAGCTCTGGTTGGTGTCAGTTATACAGTAGATAGAAACGTCCGTAATGCTAAAAACGTTGCCGGAAATTTGATCTATCCCGAAGAAAATCGAAACAATCGAGAGCAAAAAAGTGTGAAAGCGCAGAATATAAGACGCTTAGCCAGCCTGGAACGTAGTAAGGCGGATGTTATGGATGAGATTATCCAGGATGCTCAAACGAGGGATCCCAAGCACCAGCGACAGTGGGTGGTGTTATTAGATGGCGCATTGCATTTGTGGGAATTGGTTGGCCAGCATTTGAAAGGTGTTGAATATGTGGGAATATTAGACATTATCCATGTTGTTGAGTACCTGTATATAGCTGGCAATGCCTTGTACAGAAAAGGTGAAGCAGTAAAGGTAAAAAAATGGGTTTATAAAAAGCTCGTCGATATTTTGGAAGGTCGTGTGGATGCGGTTATTGATGGATTAAAACAAACCATTAGCAAACGAAAGCTTAGCAAAAGTAAATTGAAATCCATCAATGATACTCTTCGTTATTTTGAGAATCACAGGGAATGGATGAAATACGATAAATATTTGAAAGCTGGATTTCCAATCGGAACTGGTGTTGTAGAATCTTCCTGCGGACACACTGTTAAAGATAGAATGGAAGGATCAGGACGGAGATGGTCGATAAATGGTGCAGAGGCAACATTACTTCTTCGTTCGGTTTATACCAGTGAAGATTGGGATGATTACTGGGAATCCCATATGCAAAGAGAAAGGCGATTGATGAATCGAAGAACGTTTGAGGGTATTGGGTATCCGGATGATTACGATAGCGACACAGAAGACATATATTTACTTAAATTAACAGGCAGTTAA
- a CDS encoding PAS domain S-box protein, with the protein MKENEQFLKKIFDSIQDGISVIDINFKVIKTNRWMEEIYGHQMPLVGKKCYQVYQGKNSPCQRCPSLKSIKTGDVHTEVVPYPSETNPEGWIELFSFPVKDEKGRVTHVIEYVKDITARKKAEEALWESKEKFRSLVELTSDWIWEVDRNGTYTYSSPQIKRLLGYESQDLVGEMTPFDLMPADEAKKISAFFKNIIASRKAFEGLENTNIHKDGHTVLMETGACPFFDVDGNLMGYRGVDRDITQRKRMEEMMIQSEKMLSVGGLAAGMAHEINNPLAGMIQSANVMKSRLENINMPANLKVAEELGITMDDLKSFMEKRGIFRMLDAIHDSGTRAAEIVSSMLSFARKSDAVISSHYPDQLMDEILELAATDYDLKKQYDFKSIKIIKQYADGLPLLPCDGAKIQQVLLNILRNGAEAMQTAKTEFPRFIIRIYKTKEPEMVCMEIEDNGPGMDEDTRSKVFDPFFTTKPVGIGTGLGLSISYFIITENHKGTINVFSQTGNGAKFIIRLPVDNGMNLKYKREK; encoded by the coding sequence ATGAAGGAAAACGAACAATTCCTAAAAAAAATATTTGATTCAATTCAGGACGGCATAAGCGTTATAGACATTAATTTCAAAGTGATTAAAACAAATCGATGGATGGAAGAAATTTATGGTCATCAAATGCCCCTGGTGGGTAAAAAATGTTATCAAGTATACCAGGGAAAAAATTCACCATGTCAACGGTGTCCTTCACTTAAATCAATTAAGACGGGTGATGTGCATACCGAAGTCGTCCCCTATCCATCTGAAACCAATCCTGAAGGCTGGATAGAACTTTTCAGTTTTCCAGTCAAGGATGAAAAGGGCCGTGTAACTCATGTAATAGAATATGTCAAAGATATAACTGCAAGGAAAAAGGCGGAAGAAGCACTGTGGGAAAGCAAAGAAAAATTTCGTTCTCTGGTGGAACTTACCAGTGACTGGATATGGGAGGTGGATAGAAATGGGACTTACACTTACTCAAGTCCCCAAATCAAGCGATTGTTGGGCTATGAATCTCAAGACTTGGTCGGGGAAATGACACCGTTTGATTTAATGCCTGCCGATGAAGCGAAAAAAATTTCCGCATTTTTTAAGAATATCATTGCTTCACGCAAAGCTTTTGAGGGATTAGAAAATACAAATATTCATAAAGACGGGCATACTGTTTTAATGGAGACAGGGGCGTGCCCTTTTTTTGATGTGGATGGTAACTTGATGGGTTACCGAGGTGTTGATCGAGATATCACCCAACGAAAACGCATGGAAGAGATGATGATCCAGAGCGAAAAAATGCTTTCAGTGGGTGGACTGGCCGCAGGTATGGCCCATGAAATAAATAACCCTTTGGCCGGCATGATACAAAGTGCCAATGTCATGAAATCCCGGCTTGAAAATATTAATATGCCAGCAAATCTGAAAGTGGCTGAAGAACTCGGCATCACCATGGACGATCTTAAGTCCTTTATGGAAAAAAGGGGTATTTTCAGAATGCTTGATGCCATCCATGATTCCGGAACCCGGGCAGCAGAAATCGTCAGCAGTATGCTCAGCTTTGCACGAAAATCAGATGCTGTTATTTCCTCCCATTATCCTGATCAGCTTATGGATGAAATTCTTGAATTAGCAGCCACGGACTATGATCTAAAAAAACAATATGACTTTAAATCTATTAAAATCATAAAACAATACGCTGACGGACTGCCCTTGCTGCCTTGTGACGGCGCAAAGATTCAACAGGTGCTACTGAACATTCTCCGCAATGGTGCCGAGGCAATGCAAACTGCTAAAACAGAATTTCCCAGATTTATCATTAGAATTTACAAAACAAAAGAACCTGAAATGGTCTGCATGGAAATAGAGGATAATGGACCGGGTATGGATGAGGACACCCGCTCAAAGGTATTTGATCCGTTCTTTACGACTAAACCGGTTGGTATAGGAACGGGATTGGGACTCTCTATTTCTTATTTTATCATCACCGAAAATCATAAAGGTACAATAAATGTTTTTTCTCAAACAGGTAACGGTGCAAAGTTTATTATCCGTTTGCCTGTCGATAACGGTATGAATTTGAAATACAAGAGGGAAAAATAA